From one Argonema galeatum A003/A1 genomic stretch:
- a CDS encoding LysR family transcriptional regulator → MRVEQLQAFLAIAETGSFQQAARKCGVTQSTISRQIQSLETDVGLSLFHRSNQAKLTLGGERFLPRARKICQEWENATQELAELLAGKQPELCVAAIPSICAYNLPPVLQKFCQDYPAVQLRVTSLGSDRALKVLKDGLVDVAIVMNNRFLTASPEMIVDVLYNEPIEVLMAANHPLTQYERVPWSEITRYPQVVFKVGYGMQRLIQDQFQRLGATMNAVLELNTLDAFRGMVRQGDAIALLPKTAVFDAHYDPSLAVRSTGEPTLKRQVVLVTSCDRILIPPIQHFRNLVHKLIGIQTEPLAVASPTTTIPTSLPRSIAI, encoded by the coding sequence ATGCGCGTCGAGCAGTTGCAGGCATTCCTGGCGATCGCTGAAACCGGCAGCTTTCAGCAAGCAGCGCGAAAATGTGGCGTCACCCAATCCACGATCAGTCGGCAGATTCAGTCGCTGGAGACAGATGTGGGTCTGTCGCTATTTCACCGGAGTAACCAGGCAAAGTTAACTCTGGGAGGCGAACGCTTTTTACCACGCGCCCGGAAAATCTGCCAGGAGTGGGAAAATGCGACACAGGAATTAGCAGAGTTATTGGCAGGGAAACAGCCAGAACTTTGTGTGGCGGCGATTCCTTCGATCTGCGCTTATAACTTGCCGCCAGTATTGCAGAAGTTCTGTCAAGACTACCCAGCAGTACAATTGCGAGTTACTTCGCTAGGCAGCGATCGCGCTTTGAAAGTCCTTAAAGATGGGCTTGTCGATGTAGCTATTGTCATGAATAATCGCTTTTTAACCGCCAGCCCGGAAATGATCGTTGATGTGCTTTACAATGAACCGATTGAGGTTTTGATGGCGGCAAATCATCCGCTTACGCAGTACGAACGAGTACCGTGGTCTGAAATAACCCGTTATCCGCAAGTGGTGTTTAAGGTTGGCTATGGGATGCAACGCTTGATACAAGACCAATTTCAGCGTCTGGGTGCAACTATGAATGCAGTTTTGGAACTGAATACGTTGGATGCTTTTAGAGGCATGGTGCGACAAGGAGATGCGATCGCTTTACTGCCCAAAACAGCCGTCTTTGACGCCCATTACGATCCAAGTCTAGCAGTGCGATCGACTGGCGAACCAACTTTAAAGCGTCAGGTGGTATTGGTAACAAGTTGCGATCGCATTCTAATTCCACCAATTCAGCATTTTCGCAACCTCGTTCACAAGTTAATCGGCATCCAAACCGAACCGCTAGCGGTGGCGTCACCAACTACAACTATCCCCACTTCTTTACCTCGTAGTATTGCAATATAG
- a CDS encoding HEAT repeat domain-containing protein, translating to MMLKVVEEATIAAEQENWALLNQYLRGLIESENLAAIDRKQVLNWALEILEAGDFQERWDVAKVFPNLGNEAIAPLISILSDEEADEELRWFVARILGGFDRPEVINALVEILETSESEELTGIAAEALANLGQSAVAALTDLLAEEDTRLLAVRSLSHIRRSEIITPLLGVVHDKQESVRAAAIEALSSFHDPRIPPVLLQALKDFAAPVRREAAIGLGVRADLQEEVDLVNQIVPLLSDFNLEVCAAAASTLGRLKTDAAADALFQALLKPNIPISLQLHCVRSLGWIETPKALGYLQQALTFEPVDIYQEIVTVLGRVEQPDLAPQAAGILIDALKCQHQAAQHPSVKQAMAVSLGQLKNPQAIDPLIDLLADPDLGVRLHATSALKKFPSALAQLHQIAADKNLMPELKQGIAIALQEF from the coding sequence ATGATGTTGAAGGTTGTAGAAGAGGCCACTATTGCAGCAGAACAAGAAAACTGGGCATTGCTAAATCAATACCTCCGGGGGCTTATAGAGAGTGAAAATTTGGCGGCGATCGATCGCAAACAGGTGCTAAATTGGGCCTTAGAAATTCTGGAAGCGGGGGATTTTCAAGAACGCTGGGATGTGGCAAAGGTGTTTCCCAACTTGGGAAATGAGGCGATAGCTCCTCTGATTTCTATCTTGTCAGACGAAGAAGCAGATGAGGAATTGCGCTGGTTCGTGGCGCGTATACTGGGAGGGTTCGATCGCCCAGAAGTAATTAACGCTTTAGTCGAAATCCTGGAAACCTCCGAAAGTGAAGAATTAACGGGTATCGCAGCAGAAGCGTTGGCTAATTTGGGTCAATCTGCCGTTGCAGCTTTGACGGATTTGTTAGCAGAAGAAGACACGCGGCTATTAGCAGTGCGATCGCTTTCCCATATCCGCCGTTCGGAAATAATTACGCCCCTCTTAGGCGTCGTCCACGACAAGCAAGAGTCGGTGCGTGCGGCTGCTATTGAAGCGCTCAGCAGTTTCCACGACCCCCGCATACCCCCCGTACTGCTACAGGCTTTGAAGGACTTCGCTGCGCCAGTTAGACGGGAAGCTGCGATCGGTTTAGGTGTAAGAGCTGACTTACAGGAAGAAGTAGATTTGGTCAACCAAATCGTACCCCTGCTTTCGGACTTCAACCTGGAAGTTTGCGCTGCTGCTGCAAGTACCCTGGGACGCCTGAAAACTGATGCTGCTGCCGATGCGCTATTTCAAGCATTGCTAAAGCCAAACATACCAATATCGTTGCAACTGCATTGCGTCCGTTCTTTAGGCTGGATTGAGACACCAAAAGCTTTAGGATATTTGCAACAAGCACTTACCTTTGAGCCAGTAGATATATATCAGGAAATCGTGACAGTTTTGGGGCGAGTCGAACAGCCGGATTTAGCACCTCAAGCTGCTGGAATTTTAATCGACGCTTTGAAATGCCAGCATCAAGCGGCTCAACATCCCAGCGTAAAACAAGCAATGGCAGTGAGTTTGGGGCAGCTTAAGAATCCTCAAGCTATAGATCCTCTGATCGATCTGCTGGCAGATCCTGATTTGGGAGTAAGGCTGCACGCCACCTCTGCCCTCAAAAAATTTCCCAGTGCTTTAGCACAATTACACCAGATCGCTGCGGACAAAAATCTCATGCCGGAACTCAAACAAGGAATTGCGATCGCCCTACAGGAATTTTAG
- a CDS encoding ferredoxin--nitrite reductase, which produces MTNAATATVSLNKFEKFKAEKDGLAVKAELEDFARMGWEAMDETDREHRLKWLGIFFRPVTPGKFMMRMRLPNGIITTNQMRTLAEIVQRYGCDGNADITTRQNFQLRGIRIEDLPDIFCKLKSAGLTSIQSGMDNVRNITGSPVAGIDADELIDTRGLCCQVQDRLTNNGEGNPAFTNLPRKFNIAIAGCRDNSVHAEINDIAFVPAYKDGILGFNVLVGGFFSAKRCEAAVPLNAWVPPSDVVGLCIAILELYRDRGLRANRQKARLMWLIDEWGIDKFRAEVEKQLAHSLQPAAEKDEIIWEKRDHIGIFSQKQPGLNYVGLHIPVGRVYAQDMFDLARIADVYGSGEIRLTVEQNVIIPNIPDSRLKAFLAEPILQKFSINPEPLKRALVSCTGAQFCNFALIETKNRALETIQELSAELSLTKPVRIHWTGCPNSCAQPQVADIGLMGTKVRKNGKTLEGVDIYMGGTVGKDAHLGSCVMKSIPCEDLKPILQDLLIQRFGAQLKEK; this is translated from the coding sequence ATGACAAACGCAGCCACAGCAACCGTAAGTCTGAACAAATTTGAAAAATTTAAAGCCGAAAAAGATGGATTAGCAGTCAAAGCCGAGCTAGAAGACTTCGCCAGGATGGGCTGGGAAGCAATGGATGAAACCGACAGAGAGCATCGGCTCAAATGGTTAGGCATATTCTTCCGTCCCGTCACCCCTGGCAAATTCATGATGCGGATGAGACTGCCCAACGGCATCATTACCACAAATCAAATGCGAACCCTAGCCGAAATCGTACAGCGATACGGCTGTGACGGCAATGCCGACATCACCACCAGGCAAAACTTTCAATTGCGCGGTATTCGCATAGAAGACTTACCCGATATTTTCTGTAAGCTGAAATCAGCGGGCTTAACCAGCATCCAATCTGGCATGGATAACGTCCGCAACATCACTGGCTCACCCGTAGCGGGTATTGACGCAGACGAACTCATCGACACGCGGGGACTCTGCTGTCAAGTGCAAGACAGGCTCACCAACAACGGCGAAGGCAACCCCGCTTTTACCAATCTGCCTCGGAAATTTAATATTGCGATCGCCGGATGTCGCGACAACTCCGTCCATGCCGAAATCAACGATATCGCCTTCGTTCCCGCATATAAAGATGGAATATTAGGATTCAACGTCCTAGTCGGTGGCTTCTTCTCCGCCAAACGCTGCGAAGCCGCCGTACCGCTCAACGCTTGGGTTCCACCCAGCGATGTTGTGGGCTTGTGCATTGCTATTTTAGAGCTTTATCGCGATCGCGGTTTGCGAGCAAATCGACAAAAAGCACGCTTAATGTGGCTAATCGATGAATGGGGAATAGACAAATTCCGAGCCGAAGTAGAAAAACAGCTAGCACATTCCCTCCAACCAGCCGCAGAAAAAGATGAAATCATCTGGGAAAAACGCGACCATATCGGCATTTTTTCGCAAAAACAACCAGGTTTGAACTACGTCGGCTTGCACATCCCCGTCGGACGAGTGTATGCCCAAGATATGTTTGACCTCGCCAGAATAGCAGACGTTTACGGCAGTGGCGAAATCCGCCTCACAGTCGAACAAAATGTCATAATTCCCAACATCCCCGACTCTCGTTTAAAAGCTTTCCTAGCAGAACCAATATTGCAGAAATTTTCCATCAACCCAGAACCTTTAAAACGGGCATTAGTTTCCTGCACCGGAGCGCAGTTCTGCAACTTTGCCTTAATAGAAACCAAAAACCGAGCCCTAGAGACAATTCAGGAACTGTCAGCCGAATTATCTCTAACCAAACCAGTGCGTATTCACTGGACTGGTTGCCCTAATTCTTGCGCTCAACCCCAAGTCGCCGACATTGGTTTGATGGGAACCAAAGTCAGAAAAAATGGCAAAACTCTCGAAGGCGTTGACATCTACATGGGCGGCACAGTTGGCAAAGATGCTCATCTCGGCAGCTGTGTCATGAAAAGCATTCCTTGTGAAGATTTGAAGCCTATTTTACAAGACTTGTTAATCCAGCGCTTCGGGGCTCAATTAAAGGAAAAGTAG
- a CDS encoding ABC transporter ATP-binding protein: protein MQAINPTSVEVKQLITSNPLLTIENVSKVYPTPKGPYTVLEAIDLTVYEGEFVCVIGHSGCGKSTLLNMVAGFNKPTEGEVRLRGSRITKPGPDRMMVFQNYALLPWKSAFDNVYLAVNSAYPNKSKAQKKAIVDEHLAMVGLTEAANKRPSQLSGGMKQRVAIARALAIRPEVLILDEPFGALDAITKEELQEELLQIWREHRVTVLMITHDIDEALFLCDRLVMMTNGPHATIGEIMDIPFPRPRDRAAIMEDPQYYELRNHALDFLFRRFAHLD from the coding sequence ATGCAAGCCATCAACCCTACCAGCGTCGAAGTGAAACAGCTAATTACCAGTAACCCTTTGTTGACGATCGAAAATGTCTCTAAGGTTTATCCAACTCCGAAAGGCCCCTATACGGTTTTGGAAGCGATCGATTTGACGGTGTACGAGGGGGAGTTTGTGTGTGTGATCGGTCACTCTGGCTGCGGTAAATCAACGCTGCTGAACATGGTGGCTGGTTTCAATAAGCCGACGGAAGGCGAAGTGCGGTTGCGCGGTTCCCGCATTACCAAACCAGGGCCCGATCGCATGATGGTGTTCCAAAACTATGCCCTTTTGCCTTGGAAAAGCGCGTTTGACAACGTATACCTAGCCGTCAACTCAGCTTATCCGAACAAATCTAAGGCTCAGAAAAAGGCGATTGTCGATGAACACCTAGCTATGGTGGGGCTGACGGAAGCTGCGAATAAGCGCCCCAGCCAGCTGTCGGGGGGGATGAAGCAGCGAGTTGCGATCGCGCGCGCTTTAGCCATCCGCCCCGAAGTCTTGATTTTGGACGAACCGTTCGGCGCATTAGACGCCATCACCAAGGAAGAACTCCAAGAAGAACTCCTGCAAATTTGGCGCGAACATCGAGTCACCGTCCTGATGATTACCCACGACATCGACGAAGCGCTGTTTCTGTGCGATCGTCTAGTGATGATGACCAATGGCCCCCACGCTACGATTGGTGAAATTATGGATATTCCTTTTCCTCGTCCGCGCGATCGAGCTGCCATCATGGAAGATCCCCAATACTACGAACTCCGCAATCACGCCTTGGACTTCCTCTTCCGGCGCTTCGCCCATTTAGATTGA
- a CDS encoding 2Fe-2S iron-sulfur cluster-binding protein has translation MPEAPAKPPEVSQPAVIYFAKSGKEINCDGQQFILDIAEREGVNIPSSCRSGTCGTCKQKLLEGEVKYEGEPEALEDSDREQGLILTCISHPVGRVAIDA, from the coding sequence GTGCCTGAAGCGCCAGCCAAACCACCGGAAGTTTCCCAACCAGCGGTAATTTATTTTGCTAAATCGGGTAAGGAAATTAACTGCGACGGACAGCAATTCATTCTAGATATTGCCGAACGAGAAGGAGTTAATATTCCTAGCAGTTGTCGGTCGGGAACTTGCGGAACCTGCAAACAGAAGCTGCTGGAAGGTGAGGTGAAATATGAGGGAGAACCCGAAGCTCTCGAAGATAGCGATCGCGAACAAGGTTTGATTTTGACCTGCATCTCTCACCCGGTCGGACGGGTTGCGATCGATGCTTGA
- a CDS encoding NarK family nitrate/nitrite MFS transporter yields the protein MLLEMWSLKGRFKILHLTWFAFFLTFVCWFNFAPFATTIGKELNLEDAQIKTLLICNLALTIPARIIIGMLLDKFGPRITYSILLMFAVVPCLATAMSQNFSQLVISRLLMGIVGAGFVVGIRMVSEWFPPKDIGIAEGVYGGWGNFGAFGAEFALPTIALSASFLAGGSTNWRLTIALTGIVAAIYGWIYYNNVEDTPPGVAYRKPKRSGAIEVTSARSYYAMLVSNFGLIFALCLLAWRLAQPKIHFLNNEGLLIAWFLLGWLFVYQTIKAWHVNKEVVEGKKTYSPSERYEFRQVAILEMCYIVTFGSELAAVSMLPGFFEKTFSLEHVVAGMIAACYPFLNLVSRPSGGLISDKLGSRKWTMTILAGCVGVGYLMAHFINASWSIPMAMAITMFCAYFAQAGCGSTYAIVPLIKKEITGQVSGNVGAYGNFGGVVFLTIFSLTDAPTLFTTMGVSALVCAFLCAFFLKEPKGSFAAHYQGEAEEVQLEKEIPTLPKSRLAYEQEKE from the coding sequence ATGCTTTTAGAAATGTGGTCTTTAAAAGGGCGATTCAAAATATTGCACTTGACTTGGTTCGCCTTTTTTCTGACGTTTGTATGTTGGTTCAACTTCGCTCCTTTTGCAACAACAATTGGTAAGGAGTTAAATCTAGAAGATGCCCAAATTAAGACATTGCTGATCTGCAATCTTGCCTTGACGATTCCGGCGCGGATCATTATTGGTATGTTGCTAGATAAATTTGGCCCGCGCATCACTTACTCAATTTTGCTGATGTTTGCGGTTGTGCCATGTTTGGCTACAGCGATGTCTCAGAATTTCAGCCAATTAGTTATCAGCCGTCTGCTAATGGGCATTGTTGGCGCGGGATTTGTGGTTGGCATTCGCATGGTGTCTGAATGGTTTCCACCGAAAGACATTGGCATTGCGGAAGGTGTCTATGGTGGTTGGGGTAACTTCGGTGCATTTGGAGCCGAGTTCGCCCTGCCTACAATTGCACTTTCTGCAAGTTTCCTAGCAGGAGGCTCGACTAACTGGCGCTTAACGATCGCACTTACAGGCATCGTAGCCGCAATTTACGGCTGGATTTACTACAACAACGTGGAAGATACCCCTCCTGGTGTTGCTTACAGAAAGCCGAAGAGAAGTGGCGCGATCGAAGTCACTAGCGCCCGTAGCTATTACGCGATGCTCGTCTCGAATTTTGGGTTAATTTTTGCGCTATGCTTATTAGCTTGGCGGTTGGCTCAACCTAAAATTCACTTCCTCAACAACGAGGGATTGCTAATTGCCTGGTTCCTCTTAGGATGGCTATTTGTTTACCAAACTATCAAAGCTTGGCACGTAAACAAGGAAGTAGTAGAAGGTAAGAAAACTTACTCACCATCCGAACGTTATGAATTCCGTCAAGTCGCCATCCTAGAGATGTGCTACATAGTCACCTTTGGCTCGGAACTTGCTGCCGTTTCCATGCTGCCCGGATTCTTTGAAAAAACCTTTTCCCTAGAGCACGTCGTGGCAGGGATGATTGCCGCCTGCTATCCATTCTTGAACTTGGTTTCTCGTCCCAGTGGCGGTTTAATTTCTGATAAGTTGGGTAGCCGGAAGTGGACGATGACGATACTCGCTGGTTGCGTAGGCGTCGGCTATCTGATGGCTCACTTTATCAATGCTAGCTGGTCTATACCGATGGCGATGGCGATTACCATGTTCTGTGCCTACTTCGCTCAAGCAGGTTGCGGCTCTACATACGCGATCGTACCTCTAATCAAAAAGGAAATTACTGGACAAGTATCTGGAAATGTGGGAGCTTATGGCAACTTCGGCGGCGTGGTATTCTTGACAATTTTCAGCCTCACCGACGCTCCAACTCTTTTTACAACAATGGGTGTGTCAGCCTTGGTCTGCGCTTTCCTCTGTGCCTTCTTCCTGAAAGAACCGAAAGGCTCATTTGCCGCACACTATCAAGGCGAAGCCGAAGAAGTACAACTTGAAAAGGAAATTCCCACCCTTCCCAAATCAAGGCTGGCTTACGAACAAGAAAAAGAGTAG